In the genome of Candidatus Nitrosotenuis sp. DW1, one region contains:
- a CDS encoding prephenate dehydrogenase, translating to MKESITIIGAGGKMGQWFAKYFTSNGHQVMGYDSEVPITDKTVKKSESLVGAVLSADIVLLCTPTRRTPEIIRLIAKEMKRGSYLIEISSQKAKTAAALLKIPAKINPVCIHPMFGPGAKKIKGQNIISIPIKDAKKELNLVKTLFEGANFVTIDAIEHDKKIAIILGLTHLVNLAFANILAKDDKISLTERMSGTTFKIQKILAESIMTESTELIETIIANPEIRRAAEELWKDIGRLLTDIQENKSEDITNYIRTVQQGLAKNVNLEESYKKLNVMINAIEK from the coding sequence ATGAAAGAAAGTATCACAATAATTGGAGCTGGAGGCAAGATGGGACAGTGGTTTGCCAAGTATTTTACCTCAAATGGCCACCAGGTGATGGGCTATGATTCAGAGGTGCCAATAACTGACAAGACGGTAAAAAAGTCAGAATCCCTTGTCGGCGCAGTCTTGAGTGCAGACATCGTTTTGTTGTGCACGCCAACTAGACGCACTCCAGAAATAATCAGGCTGATTGCAAAGGAGATGAAGCGCGGCTCATATCTAATCGAGATCTCTTCACAAAAGGCAAAAACGGCAGCAGCCCTACTCAAAATTCCGGCAAAGATAAACCCGGTTTGCATCCATCCGATGTTTGGCCCAGGAGCAAAGAAGATCAAGGGTCAGAACATAATTTCAATTCCAATCAAGGATGCAAAAAAAGAACTTAATTTGGTAAAAACGCTTTTTGAAGGAGCTAACTTTGTCACAATTGACGCAATCGAGCACGACAAAAAGATTGCAATCATTTTGGGATTAACACATCTTGTCAACTTGGCATTTGCAAACATACTTGCAAAGGACGACAAGATTTCGTTGACAGAGCGAATGTCAGGCACTACTTTTAAGATCCAAAAAATACTGGCAGAAAGCATAATGACAGAGTCTACTGAGCTAATTGAAACAATAATCGCAAATCCAGAAATCAGAAGGGCTGCAGAAGAGCTATGGAAGGACATAGGAAGGCTGCTAACAGACATACAGGAGAACAAGTCAGAAGACATTACAAACTACATCAGGACAGTCCAACAAGGACTGGCAAAGAACGTAAACTTGGAAGAATCCTACAAAAAGCTCAACGTGATGATAAACGCAATTGAAAAATAA
- a CDS encoding aminotransferase class I/II-fold pyridoxal phosphate-dependent enzyme → MSNIDQLRNKIDSITLEMLTLLKERTDIAKQIGELKKSSGLNVTDEAREEQLRKEVSEFCKRTGLDESLGKKLLNFLLNESIKVQSDGKQTHLTVFLKAKSLEQQGKKIIHMEVGEPDFVPPKTVRDALGEAFDKGFVRYGPAAGIPQLRSALAKYATEKFGAATTPENILVSPGARFSIYLAINTLLNPGDEMIVIEPAWPAYRDCAINAGVKVRTIPTTLESKWEPAISQIEKTINENTKMIILNYPNNPTGKILPPKLQEEIIRIAEKNDLYVLSDEIYSSYSFSDWKSVLSYGYKKSIVTQSFSKSHAMTGFRIGYAIADPKIIEKMVKLQALCLTNVAEPIQYAALKALDADVTPNAKSIRSKIDTVINEAKKMDLEFVAPDGAMYLFARVNKQGFDGVEFSNLLLDHGVAVAPGDGFGNYKGFIRISACQDEKKLMDGMKILDEVLNKSK, encoded by the coding sequence ATGTCAAACATCGATCAGTTACGAAACAAAATAGACAGCATCACACTAGAGATGCTCACGCTTCTAAAAGAAAGAACCGACATTGCAAAGCAAATTGGCGAACTAAAAAAAAGCAGCGGGCTTAACGTAACTGACGAAGCCAGAGAGGAGCAGCTCAGAAAGGAGGTAAGCGAGTTTTGCAAACGCACAGGACTTGACGAATCGCTTGGAAAAAAACTCCTAAACTTTCTCTTAAACGAATCCATAAAAGTCCAGTCAGACGGGAAGCAGACCCACCTCACGGTGTTTTTGAAAGCAAAAAGCCTCGAGCAACAGGGGAAAAAAATAATCCACATGGAGGTAGGCGAGCCAGACTTTGTTCCGCCAAAAACAGTCAGGGACGCCCTAGGTGAGGCGTTTGACAAGGGGTTTGTAAGGTATGGGCCGGCAGCTGGCATACCGCAGCTCAGATCAGCGCTTGCAAAATATGCGACAGAGAAATTCGGAGCGGCGACAACTCCAGAAAACATACTAGTGTCACCGGGCGCTCGATTTTCAATTTATCTTGCAATCAATACGCTCCTGAATCCAGGCGACGAGATGATCGTAATAGAGCCGGCATGGCCTGCATACAGGGACTGTGCAATAAATGCAGGAGTCAAAGTTAGAACAATTCCGACAACACTAGAGTCCAAGTGGGAGCCGGCCATCTCACAAATTGAAAAGACAATAAATGAAAACACGAAAATGATCATCCTAAACTATCCAAACAATCCTACAGGAAAAATTCTCCCCCCAAAACTCCAAGAGGAAATAATTAGAATTGCAGAAAAAAATGATCTCTACGTGCTAAGTGATGAAATTTACTCATCATATTCGTTTTCAGACTGGAAGAGCGTTTTGTCATACGGATACAAGAAAAGCATCGTAACGCAGTCATTTTCAAAGTCTCACGCAATGACAGGGTTTAGAATCGGATACGCCATAGCAGATCCAAAGATAATTGAAAAAATGGTAAAGCTTCAGGCCCTTTGTTTGACAAACGTGGCAGAGCCGATCCAGTATGCGGCATTAAAGGCACTTGATGCAGATGTCACACCAAATGCAAAAAGCATTAGATCAAAAATCGATACCGTGATCAACGAGGCAAAGAAGATGGATTTGGAGTTTGTCGCACCAGACGGCGCGATGTATCTATTTGCAAGGGTAAACAAGCAGGGATTTGACGGGGTAGAGTTCTCCAACCTGTTACTTGATCACGGGGTTGCCGTGGCCCCAGGCGACGGATTTGGCAATTATAAGGGCTTTATCCGTATTTCTGCATGCCAGGACGAAAAGAAACTAATGGACGGAATGAAGATATTAGATGAGGTTCTGAACAAGTCAAAATGA
- the aroC gene encoding chorismate synthase → MSGSSIGQRLVLTSFGESHGKCVGAVLDGCPAGLEIQEKDIQKMLDYRKPGQSLVSTQRKEGDQVEIISGVFRGYTTGAPITMIIWNKDQNSRAYDELTTKLRPGHSDYPAFVKYNKFNDHRGGGRFSGRLTATHVMGGAIARKLLKVTLGVETNSYTVKIGKISMSEKFEAKMKSQIYDNEVRCPNKKTAEKMKKAILDARKNSDSLGGVIESTTVNIPVGLGEPIFGSLESDISKAIFSIPSVKGVEFGSGFAGSELFGSENNDPYIVRGGKIVTKTNNAGGILGGLSNGMPIVMRVAFKPASSIAKKQTTIDIKTKRPVTLQVHGRHDPCVVPRAPPVVDSLVSLVLADHALLGGFIKPTL, encoded by the coding sequence ATGTCTGGCAGTTCCATCGGTCAGAGACTTGTTCTGACTAGTTTTGGTGAGAGTCATGGAAAATGCGTAGGCGCAGTGTTAGACGGGTGTCCGGCAGGACTTGAGATACAGGAAAAAGATATTCAAAAAATGCTCGACTACAGAAAGCCGGGGCAGTCGCTTGTGTCCACACAAAGAAAGGAGGGAGACCAGGTGGAGATAATTTCTGGCGTTTTTAGAGGATACACTACTGGCGCGCCAATCACAATGATAATTTGGAACAAGGATCAAAATTCAAGGGCATATGATGAGCTAACGACAAAGCTCAGGCCGGGACATTCGGATTATCCTGCTTTTGTAAAATACAATAAATTCAATGATCACAGGGGCGGCGGCAGATTTTCAGGAAGGCTGACTGCGACCCACGTAATGGGCGGAGCAATTGCAAGAAAGCTGCTCAAAGTCACATTGGGAGTTGAGACCAATTCCTACACGGTAAAGATAGGTAAAATATCAATGAGCGAAAAATTTGAGGCAAAAATGAAAAGCCAGATTTATGACAACGAGGTCAGATGCCCCAATAAAAAAACTGCAGAAAAAATGAAAAAGGCAATCTTGGATGCGCGAAAAAACAGCGACTCGCTAGGAGGAGTGATAGAATCAACCACAGTTAACATACCAGTTGGCCTAGGCGAGCCAATCTTTGGCTCTTTAGAGTCAGACATCAGCAAGGCAATCTTTTCCATCCCGTCCGTAAAAGGAGTGGAGTTTGGCTCAGGGTTTGCAGGCTCCGAGCTGTTTGGCTCAGAAAACAACGATCCCTACATCGTCAGGGGCGGCAAGATAGTCACAAAGACAAACAATGCAGGCGGAATACTAGGAGGGCTATCAAACGGGATGCCGATCGTCATGAGAGTCGCATTCAAGCCAGCATCGTCGATTGCAAAAAAACAAACCACGATTGACATCAAGACAAAAAGGCCAGTCACGCTACAGGTACACGGAAGACACGATCCATGCGTGGTCCCGCGAGCGCCGCCGGTAGTTGATTCACTTGTTTCACTAGTACTTGCAGATCATGCACTCTTGGGCGGTTTCATAAAACCAACACTGTAA
- the aroA gene encoding 3-phosphoshikimate 1-carboxyvinyltransferase has translation MNCKVEKSKLSGVLVCPPNKSYTHRAIFLASLVNGKSIIKNVLRSRDTNATIEICKSLGAEIQEAGSNLKVKGIDKFDDEDLTLDASNSGTTIRIAAAISAVRDGKTILTGDESLKKRPMKQLTDALESLGARCESNDGKPPLTVIGKIKGGEITIPGNISSQFISALFIVAPRTEIGITVNISSELVSKPYLDATISTMKKFGVEVEVIEQYKKYRIEPQEYKHGTVTIPSDFSSVALLLSAAVLVGDGFTVKISIGDLAQGDEAIIDILEKLGVNISMHNNTIKVKAPEKLLGGKFDLSNTPDLLPPLSILALKSGFPIELYNVKHARYKETDRIAILARELQKIGIKVTEKEDGLILGPPDKVSGAMLNSEDDHRLFMAFCIAGMYVGDCTVSNPESVDVSYPSFISDMNHVGAKITTV, from the coding sequence ATGAACTGTAAGGTAGAAAAATCAAAGTTAAGCGGCGTACTTGTGTGCCCCCCAAACAAAAGCTATACGCACAGGGCGATATTTTTGGCGTCACTTGTAAATGGAAAAAGCATTATCAAAAACGTGTTACGATCAAGGGATACAAACGCCACAATTGAAATCTGCAAAAGTCTTGGCGCGGAAATTCAAGAGGCTGGAAGCAACCTCAAAGTAAAGGGGATAGACAAGTTCGACGACGAAGACCTAACACTTGACGCGTCAAATTCCGGAACAACGATAAGAATCGCCGCTGCAATTTCTGCAGTGCGCGACGGGAAAACAATTCTAACTGGAGACGAGAGCCTTAAAAAAAGACCCATGAAGCAGCTGACAGATGCGTTAGAATCACTTGGGGCAAGATGCGAATCAAACGACGGCAAGCCTCCACTCACAGTAATCGGAAAAATCAAGGGTGGAGAAATAACAATCCCAGGCAACATTTCAAGCCAGTTCATATCCGCTCTTTTCATCGTGGCGCCACGAACTGAAATCGGAATTACGGTAAACATCAGTTCTGAGCTTGTATCAAAGCCATATCTTGATGCAACCATTTCAACTATGAAAAAATTCGGAGTAGAAGTTGAAGTCATAGAGCAGTACAAAAAATATAGGATCGAGCCTCAGGAATACAAACACGGAACAGTGACCATTCCGTCTGACTTTTCAAGTGTCGCATTACTGTTGTCAGCTGCAGTGCTAGTAGGGGATGGGTTCACAGTCAAGATTTCAATTGGAGATTTGGCGCAGGGGGACGAGGCAATAATTGACATATTAGAAAAACTCGGAGTAAACATCTCAATGCACAACAACACAATCAAGGTAAAGGCCCCCGAGAAGCTGCTTGGCGGCAAATTTGACCTCTCAAACACTCCTGATCTTTTGCCACCGCTTTCAATACTTGCGCTCAAGTCAGGATTCCCAATAGAATTGTACAATGTCAAGCACGCAAGATATAAGGAAACGGACAGAATCGCCATCTTGGCGCGCGAATTGCAAAAGATTGGGATCAAGGTTACCGAAAAAGAAGACGGTTTGATCCTAGGTCCCCCAGACAAAGTAAGCGGTGCAATGCTAAATTCAGAAGACGACCACCGATTGTTCATGGCGTTTTGCATAGCAGGAATGTATGTGGGTGACTGCACGGTTTCCAACCCAGAGTCAGTCGATGTGTCTTATCCAAGCTTCATTTCCGACATGAATCATGTCGGGGCAAAAATCACAACTGTATAA
- a CDS encoding shikimate kinase, translated as MAEVKATIHGAVSLVNAIATGKGATLGIAAKVEATVKASDGHGIEIEVDNHNMSSRLISKVVEYTVPKKDLEKNKIQISLNSEIPTGYGLKSSSAISSVVSLACNKIFRSKFSDSQVLIPGVEASIATKVSITGAYDDACACYFGGTIVTDNYKRRIIKMQKTPTNLVAVVFVPKSRKRGNVKNLRNAKEVFEKAWNFAKDGDYWNAMVLNGLATSTILNSDPKIISNLVENGALGASVSGNGPAIAAIVKKDKTSNIKKVFSELEGKIFVSEINNKKADVHEL; from the coding sequence ATGGCGGAGGTAAAGGCAACAATTCATGGTGCAGTGTCATTAGTAAACGCAATTGCCACCGGAAAAGGCGCAACACTTGGCATTGCAGCAAAGGTAGAGGCAACAGTAAAAGCTTCTGACGGACACGGAATAGAGATCGAAGTCGACAATCACAACATGAGCTCAAGACTCATCAGCAAGGTAGTAGAGTACACGGTTCCAAAAAAAGATCTTGAGAAAAATAAAATACAAATTTCCCTAAATTCGGAAATCCCAACAGGTTATGGACTGAAGAGCTCAAGTGCAATTTCGTCTGTGGTGTCACTTGCATGCAACAAGATATTCAGATCAAAATTTAGCGACAGTCAGGTCTTGATTCCAGGGGTGGAGGCATCAATTGCCACAAAGGTCAGCATAACTGGCGCGTACGACGATGCGTGCGCCTGTTATTTTGGAGGAACCATAGTCACCGACAACTACAAGCGACGAATCATAAAAATGCAGAAAACGCCAACCAACCTTGTGGCAGTCGTGTTTGTTCCAAAGTCGCGCAAACGGGGAAACGTCAAAAACCTAAGAAACGCCAAGGAGGTCTTTGAGAAGGCGTGGAATTTTGCAAAAGACGGAGACTACTGGAACGCAATGGTGCTAAACGGGCTTGCAACGTCCACAATACTGAATTCGGATCCAAAAATAATCTCAAATTTAGTTGAAAACGGGGCACTTGGCGCATCGGTTTCCGGAAACGGACCGGCCATTGCAGCAATAGTAAAAAAAGACAAGACGTCAAACATAAAAAAGGTATTCTCAGAACTTGAAGGAAAGATATTCGTTTCTGAAATAAACAACAAAAAGGCAGATGTTCATGAACTGTAA
- the aroE gene encoding shikimate dehydrogenase produces the protein MTKTFAVIGDPIDHSLSPNIHNAAFKALGMDCTYIAYRIPRGELKEGIESLKQIKISGFNVTIPHKIEMMKYLDESSEECKIIGAANTVTNENDMLVGYNTDMDGFLEPIKKRNIAIKGEDVLLLGAGGAARAIAAGFAKEKARKITIANRTKEKGQELAKFAASLGAESNEITLDEAGQNAGNYKFIVNATAVGLKNEPSPISTNAINSQSVVYDIVYMPMNTDLITQSKKKSATVIYGYEMLLGQACLAFEIWHKIKAPHDAMRKVLLGGF, from the coding sequence ATGACAAAGACTTTCGCAGTGATTGGTGATCCAATAGATCACTCACTTTCCCCAAACATCCACAATGCCGCGTTCAAGGCACTCGGTATGGACTGCACATACATCGCATACAGGATTCCAAGGGGCGAGCTAAAAGAGGGAATTGAGTCACTCAAGCAGATCAAGATTTCAGGATTTAATGTAACCATACCGCACAAAATAGAGATGATGAAATATCTTGACGAGTCAAGCGAGGAATGCAAGATAATTGGCGCCGCAAACACGGTCACAAACGAAAACGACATGCTGGTCGGATACAACACTGACATGGACGGATTCTTGGAGCCAATCAAGAAAAGAAACATTGCGATAAAAGGAGAGGATGTTTTGCTTCTTGGTGCAGGAGGCGCCGCAAGGGCAATAGCGGCAGGGTTTGCAAAGGAAAAGGCCCGCAAGATAACAATTGCAAACAGAACAAAGGAGAAAGGGCAGGAACTGGCAAAATTTGCAGCCAGTTTGGGGGCAGAGTCAAACGAAATCACACTAGATGAGGCAGGGCAAAACGCAGGAAATTACAAGTTCATAGTTAACGCAACCGCGGTCGGCCTAAAAAACGAGCCAAGCCCGATTTCAACTAATGCCATAAATTCACAAAGTGTCGTATACGATATAGTGTACATGCCAATGAATACAGATCTCATAACGCAAAGCAAGAAAAAATCAGCCACAGTCATCTACGGATACGAGATGCTGCTAGGACAGGCATGTCTTGCATTTGAGATATGGCACAAGATAAAAGCACCACATGACGCAATGAGAAAAGTTTTGCTTGGAGGATTTTGA
- the aroD gene encoding type I 3-dehydroquinate dehydratase, translated as MAYKTCVSIAETTPKKIQSALRKALQKSDYAEIRFDFLRPEYVPEALHLVQNHLRRCVCTLRPKSEGGKFDGTEQNRISILKLIAEYRPYLLDLEFSAVSKNKPLLEYVRKTGTHILVSWHDFKKTPSFSTLHSRMQKMKKFSKNIKIVTMANSISDATTVLSLYRKQDEGLVAFSMGDYGRVSRILCMSLGSPFTYVSLGKPVAPGQFSVDEVKSIIRLQK; from the coding sequence ATGGCATACAAAACATGCGTCAGCATAGCCGAAACAACCCCAAAAAAGATCCAGTCCGCCCTAAGAAAGGCGCTGCAAAAATCAGATTATGCGGAAATCAGATTTGACTTTTTGAGACCAGAGTATGTTCCAGAGGCCCTACACCTTGTACAGAATCACCTCAGGCGATGCGTATGCACGCTCAGACCAAAATCTGAAGGCGGCAAATTCGATGGGACTGAGCAAAACAGAATATCGATTCTAAAGCTAATTGCAGAATACAGACCGTATCTTCTGGACCTAGAGTTTTCAGCAGTTTCAAAAAATAAACCCTTGTTAGAATATGTGAGAAAGACCGGGACACACATTCTTGTATCTTGGCACGACTTCAAAAAGACTCCAAGTTTTTCTACGCTGCATTCAAGAATGCAAAAGATGAAAAAATTCTCAAAAAACATAAAGATCGTAACCATGGCAAACTCAATTAGCGACGCAACAACTGTACTGTCACTGTACAGAAAACAAGATGAAGGCTTGGTTGCCTTTTCGATGGGTGATTACGGAAGAGTGTCGCGCATTTTGTGCATGAGTCTCGGTAGCCCCTTTACATATGTCTCACTTGGAAAGCCAGTTGCTCCAGGTCAGTTCAGCGTAGATGAAGTTAAATCAATCATACGTTTGCAAAAATAA
- a CDS encoding 3-dehydroquinate synthase II — protein sequence MEKSKELVILPKVAKSQIGKFLASLESEGVRTVYLDPKLLGKSKLVSIYPSPNAKYVVLEKDAPKPKGKKVGKKFKVLSNEDIEKILDEAKKGLDFVIIEVKDWKIIPLENIIAKLHKIHTDIYATARSPEEVRKMFSILEIGVDGVIFEASSINEAKEALVYLGSSSFELQEAKIIDIKEVGDGERVCVDTASMLHRGEGMLIGSRSNFLFLVHNESVGSSFTSPRPFRVNAGAVHCYTIAPDGTTKYLSELETGSEVLILDSKGKARRATVGRSKIERRPMLMIKAQIGDEVGGIIAQDAETIRFVKPGGHLVSVTHLKKGDIVMVHAKSATGRHFGMEVSDEYILEK from the coding sequence TTGGAAAAAAGTAAAGAGCTGGTAATATTACCAAAGGTTGCCAAGTCTCAGATTGGCAAGTTTTTGGCATCACTTGAAAGTGAGGGAGTCAGAACAGTGTACTTGGATCCGAAACTCCTTGGCAAGTCAAAACTAGTATCAATTTACCCATCACCTAACGCAAAATACGTGGTTCTTGAAAAAGATGCACCAAAACCAAAAGGCAAAAAGGTCGGAAAAAAATTCAAAGTACTATCAAACGAAGACATAGAGAAAATTCTTGACGAGGCAAAGAAAGGGCTAGACTTTGTCATAATAGAGGTAAAGGACTGGAAAATAATTCCGCTAGAAAACATTATTGCAAAACTGCATAAAATCCACACTGACATTTACGCGACTGCCCGAAGCCCGGAGGAGGTAAGAAAAATGTTCTCCATCTTGGAAATTGGTGTCGACGGAGTGATATTTGAGGCAAGCTCAATCAACGAGGCAAAAGAAGCACTAGTGTACCTTGGGAGCAGCAGCTTTGAATTACAGGAGGCAAAGATAATTGACATAAAGGAAGTAGGGGACGGTGAGCGGGTGTGTGTTGATACGGCATCAATGCTACACAGGGGTGAGGGGATGCTAATTGGCAGCAGGTCAAACTTTTTGTTTTTGGTTCACAACGAATCTGTCGGATCATCATTTACATCACCTAGACCATTCCGAGTAAACGCAGGGGCAGTCCACTGCTACACCATTGCCCCAGATGGCACTACAAAATACCTCTCAGAACTTGAGACAGGCTCCGAGGTCTTGATTTTAGATTCCAAGGGAAAGGCAAGGCGCGCAACTGTTGGCCGCTCAAAGATTGAGAGAAGGCCAATGCTCATGATAAAGGCACAGATTGGCGACGAGGTTGGCGGAATAATAGCCCAAGATGCAGAGACAATCCGATTTGTAAAGCCAGGAGGACACCTAGTTTCAGTCACACATCTAAAGAAAGGCGACATAGTGATGGTTCATGCAAAGTCAGCAACAGGAAGACACTTTGGCATGGAAGTCTCAGACGAGTACATTCTTGAAAAATAG
- a CDS encoding 2-amino-3,7-dideoxy-D-threo-hept-6-ulosonate synthase: MVSGFQIRMDRILRKGKMLCIPMDHGISSGPVEGLENPSNIIQKCEHHGLTSIIINKGIIKSLPKSLRIGILVHYSASTSLSMSPNRKMLTGSVEEALRLGADGVSLHINVGGKEEPEMLEQLGKISEECHKWQVPLLAMMYPRGENVKNPHDPETVGHVARIGAELGADIVKTLYTGDIDSFSKIVKAIPVPVVIAGGPKAKTDSDVLQMTEDAMKAGAKGVTYGRNIFAHKAPEQMVKALAGIIFRNESAKEAEKQIGKK; this comes from the coding sequence ATGGTCAGCGGATTCCAGATAAGAATGGACCGGATTTTACGCAAGGGCAAGATGCTTTGCATTCCGATGGACCACGGGATTTCAAGCGGCCCAGTAGAGGGATTAGAAAACCCATCAAATATAATTCAAAAATGCGAGCATCACGGATTGACTAGCATCATAATAAACAAGGGAATCATAAAGTCGCTACCAAAATCATTGCGCATTGGCATTTTAGTTCATTATTCTGCAAGTACGTCTCTTTCAATGTCTCCAAACAGAAAGATGTTGACAGGCAGCGTGGAAGAAGCGCTAAGGCTTGGAGCAGACGGAGTATCGCTTCACATCAATGTAGGCGGAAAAGAAGAGCCCGAAATGCTAGAACAGCTTGGAAAGATTTCAGAAGAATGCCACAAGTGGCAGGTTCCACTGCTTGCAATGATGTATCCGAGAGGAGAGAACGTCAAGAACCCACACGACCCAGAGACAGTAGGCCACGTTGCAAGAATTGGCGCAGAGCTTGGAGCAGATATAGTAAAGACGCTATACACTGGAGATATTGATTCATTTTCAAAAATAGTAAAGGCGATTCCAGTTCCAGTAGTAATCGCAGGTGGTCCAAAGGCAAAGACAGATTCAGACGTTTTGCAAATGACTGAGGACGCGATGAAGGCAGGAGCAAAAGGAGTGACATATGGTCGCAACATTTTTGCTCATAAAGCACCAGAACAAATGGTCAAGGCACTGGCTGGAATCATTTTCAGAAATGAATCGGCAAAAGAAGCAGAGAAGCAAATTGGAAAAAAGTAA
- the mqnC gene encoding cyclic dehypoxanthinyl futalosine synthase, translated as MSQITEQIYSSDVGDILENSLRNIQPSFDDTLRLLKSEDVHLMGMVAGHITQKKFGKKASFVNNIILNYTNVCITDCKFCAFYRSPGDAESYTLSLDQIEARVKTSWDLFKIRQVLIQGGHNPNLGIEYYEDAFRMIRKKFPEIGVHGLSASEIDMISRIEKTSTKEVLSRLKDAGLQSIPGAGAEILVDSVKDVISPKKITSDEWLRIMEEAHSLGLPASATMMYGHVESLNDVAKHFEKIAKLQEKTKGFMAFIPWSFEPNNTLMQKENLVLYGVGGMHLLKMIAISRLVFNGLIPHIQSSWLTNGVGMAQIALQYGADDFGGTLIGEEVVSCTGARSTELTGQKIIDAIHQIGYQVEERDNFYNLVQMH; from the coding sequence TTGAGCCAAATCACTGAGCAAATCTATTCCAGCGATGTTGGCGATATTTTAGAAAATTCGTTGCGCAACATCCAACCGTCCTTTGATGACACCCTGAGGCTGCTAAAGTCAGAAGACGTGCACCTGATGGGTATGGTTGCAGGACACATCACACAAAAAAAGTTTGGGAAAAAGGCATCATTTGTGAACAATATCATTTTGAATTATACAAACGTCTGCATAACTGACTGCAAGTTTTGCGCATTTTACCGCTCTCCTGGGGATGCCGAGTCCTACACTTTGTCGCTTGACCAAATTGAGGCCCGTGTAAAGACATCGTGGGATCTGTTCAAGATTCGCCAAGTGTTGATTCAGGGAGGACATAACCCGAACCTTGGAATTGAATACTATGAGGATGCATTTAGAATGATTAGAAAAAAATTCCCAGAAATAGGGGTGCACGGACTGTCTGCATCCGAAATTGACATGATATCTAGGATAGAAAAGACATCGACAAAAGAAGTCCTCTCAAGACTCAAGGACGCAGGACTACAATCAATTCCGGGAGCCGGCGCAGAGATTCTAGTTGACAGTGTAAAAGACGTGATCAGCCCAAAAAAGATCACAAGCGATGAGTGGCTTAGAATAATGGAAGAGGCACACTCGCTCGGACTGCCCGCCTCTGCAACCATGATGTACGGCCACGTCGAGTCGCTAAACGATGTCGCAAAGCACTTTGAGAAAATTGCAAAGCTGCAGGAAAAGACCAAAGGGTTCATGGCGTTCATTCCGTGGAGCTTTGAGCCAAACAACACCTTGATGCAAAAAGAAAACCTTGTACTGTATGGAGTTGGAGGAATGCATCTTTTGAAAATGATTGCAATATCGCGACTTGTCTTTAACGGCCTGATTCCTCACATCCAGTCGTCTTGGCTTACAAACGGCGTTGGCATGGCGCAGATAGCGTTGCAGTACGGCGCAGATGATTTTGGCGGAACTCTGATTGGCGAAGAAGTAGTCTCTTGTACCGGTGCGCGTTCAACTGAGCTAACCGGGCAGAAAATCATCGATGCGATTCATCAGATTGGGTACCAAGTAGAAGAGCGCGACAATTTCTACAATCTGGTTCAGATGCACTAG